The genomic DNA TTCATATATATAGGGTCATATTTATGATTTGAAAATGAATACACAGGGGGAGAAATTATCAGATAGTCAATCCCCAGTTCTTTCAAATAATCAAGCTTGTCTATTATTCCTGCAAGGTCTCCGCCGTATACTCTTGTATATTTCTTTATCTGGTTTCCTGCATTTTCTTCCCACGGATCCAGCTCTTCGTAATTCCCTGTCCATGGGTGTACCGTGAATGCTTTATATAAAGGATTCGGATTCCAGTTCGCAGTAGCAAGGCTTCTGCGCGGAGTTCCCGATCTTATTGTTCCTGTGGGAGCACTGAAGTTATTAGTTCCAAATTCATTAAAAATAGCATCATTATCATAATTCCCGTTTCTGAAAGTGTCTATATATATCATATAGCCTGTCCCTGATTTTGCCCATTCAGGCATATTTGTGAAATCATGAGTTTTTTCATATTCAAATGGAATAATATCAGAATTATTTTCACTCTGTGTTTTCCCGTAAAAATATTTTGCATTGCCGTCTGTCAAAGCAAAATAATATGAAAAGTTTTCATTTGGTACCTCTACAGAAAATATTTCTTTTCCCTTATAATTTCCAAAACTGCTCATCTCAGCTTTATCATTGCCATAAATGAGTTCTACCTTTTCTATATCATTATTTTTTACATCCAGCAGTATTCTCACTGTTTCATTATTATCTACTCTGTAATTTACATTTTCTTCATGAAAGACAGAGGCCTTGTCTATGTAATTATCCCTTCTTTGACTGATCTTCGGGATTACCTCCTCAGCCGGAGTCTCCCCGTAAGATACAGAAAATGCAAAAAACACAGCCGCCAGCAATAACCATTTTTTCATATATATTTCTCCCTTATTAACTCTTGCTTTATAATAAAATCCGATATTCTGATCTTATTCATGCTTTTTGTTAATTAATTATTTTGTTCTTTCTTCAATAATAAACCTGATCCGGTGTAATAATCCGCCTGCAATATATTAAAAAACAACCAAAATATTTAATATTTTTCATCGTTATATTCTATCATTTATTTTTATTTTTGCAAATAATTATTTATGTCGTAAACACCCTGAAAATTCATGATAAAAAATGCATAAACCGAAAGTTTTCTTTTAATGTATTATGCGGAAAAATCATCATATAGCTATGGTTTACCCGCTCTAAACACTTCCTTTATTAAGCTTTATTTCTCTTGCTGCCGCTAATGCCAGTACTACTATTTTATTTACCTTATATTTTTTTAATATTTCACTTTTTATTTCTCTGAGCGTTGCCCCAGTGGTAACTATATCATCAAAAAGCAATATATTTTTATTGCTTAAGTTAGTATCATTATTAATAAAAAAGCTGTTTTTGATATTTTGATTCCTTTTATTTTCCTCAAGAATCTTAAACATCTTTTTTGTATTCTTTATTCTTTTTATCTTTAAATAATGTATTTTCAGGGCGTCCAGCAGTACCTCCGTCTGGTTAAAGCCTCTTTCCGATTCTCTTTGTGTACTTATCGGCACAGGAATTATGTAATCTATATCTTCTTTTTCCAGAACAAATCCTACCCCATTTTCTATCAAACAGGCTATATCTTTGGCAATATTTTTCTGACCCCTGAATTTCAGCTTGGAAATAAGCAGCTTAAAATCCCTGTCATAATTCCAAAAATAATAAATATTGTTTATTTGTTTCAGGCTTCCTCTCAGTCTGAATATTTCCAGTGTTTTATCCGAAATATTAGTATTATTCAATTTTTCCGCAGTTAAAAGATCAGTATCCTTAAAAAATACTTTTTTAAAATTCCACAGCAGGTTTTTCATTTTTTTCAAACACCTTTGCTGAATACATTTCTGTAAAGCCGCAGTCAGAACAGATTTTTAAATAATAGATATCCATCGAAAACTTTACTTCTCCGGTAGCCTTGGTCGGAAAAGCAATGGTTTTCAACTCATACTTTTCAGAATTACATTTCAAACATTTATTAAATACATGTATCATTTTTTTCTCCCTCAAACAAGATTTTTCACCCAAATAATCTCTTCCCCGTTTATAGCCACCAGATCATATCTGCAGCCTTCATTCCAGTTAACTTCCGATATGTAATTCAATGAGGCATTTATTATTTTTTTTAATTTCGCCTGTGTTACACTTTCTTCTGCAAAGCCGTAATCACTGTTTTTCCTATATTTTACCTCCACGAAAATCAGAAAGTCTCTGTCTTTGAAAATCAGGTCTATTTCGCCATATTCAGAATAATAGTTGCTTCTTACATATTCCAGACCATTATTTATCAAAAAATCTTTTGCCGCATTCTCATATTTAAACCCTTTTTCCCTTTTATTCACCCTATTCCCCCAGTATTTTCCTTAAAAAAGTCTTTCTGTGTATCTTGCATGCCCCATGTGCATGAAGCAGTTCGCGATGAAGCTTCGTCCCATATCCTTTATGTTTTTCAAATCTATAATCAGGATACTGCCGGGCGAAATCCTTCATTATGTTATCTCTGTATACCTTTGCCACTATTGATGCCGCTGCAATAGACAGTGATCTTCCGTCACCTTTGATTATTTCCTCCTGACGCCCTGAATACTCCCTTATTTTATGGTTCCCGTCTACTAGTACTATATCATAATTATCTATCTGCTCCAAAGCTCTCCTCATTGCCAGAAAAGTAGCATTAAGTATATTTATTTTATCTATTTCTTTTTCATCGGCCGTCCCTATTCCTACCTTACGTTTTTCTCTTATTACAGCATAAAGTTTTTCTCTTTTTTTCTCTGTTAATTTTTTGGAATCATTTATTTCTTCAAGTTCCTCAAAATAATCCTCTATTATCACTGCCGCTGCAACCACAGGCCCTGCAAGAGGTCCTCTGCCGGCTTCGTCTACACCTGCAATAATACAGTTATACTCATTATCAAATAGTCTTAATTCACTCATACTTACCTCTTAAGTTTACATAAATTTCTTTTCATGTTCCAGTAAAAATTCTTTTTTATCCAGTCCGCCGGCAAATCCTACAAGTTTTCCATTTTTACCAATCACACGGTGACATGGTACTATTATCATTATTTTATTTTTATTGTTAGCATTGCCCACAGCACGAACAGCTTTCTCATTATTTATTCCTTCAGCTATATCCTTATATGAGACAGTGGTTCCATATGGTATTTTTCTCAGTTCATT from Sebaldella termitidis ATCC 33386 includes the following:
- a CDS encoding ComF family protein, with protein sequence MKNLLWNFKKVFFKDTDLLTAEKLNNTNISDKTLEIFRLRGSLKQINNIYYFWNYDRDFKLLISKLKFRGQKNIAKDIACLIENGVGFVLEKEDIDYIIPVPISTQRESERGFNQTEVLLDALKIHYLKIKRIKNTKKMFKILEENKRNQNIKNSFFINNDTNLSNKNILLFDDIVTTGATLREIKSEILKKYKVNKIVVLALAAAREIKLNKGSV
- a CDS encoding zinc ribbon domain-containing protein is translated as MIHVFNKCLKCNSEKYELKTIAFPTKATGEVKFSMDIYYLKICSDCGFTEMYSAKVFEKNEKPAVEF
- a CDS encoding YraN family protein — its product is MNKREKGFKYENAAKDFLINNGLEYVRSNYYSEYGEIDLIFKDRDFLIFVEVKYRKNSDYGFAEESVTQAKLKKIINASLNYISEVNWNEGCRYDLVAINGEEIIWVKNLV
- a CDS encoding ribonuclease HII, whose protein sequence is MSELRLFDNEYNCIIAGVDEAGRGPLAGPVVAAAVIIEDYFEELEEINDSKKLTEKKREKLYAVIREKRKVGIGTADEKEIDKINILNATFLAMRRALEQIDNYDIVLVDGNHKIREYSGRQEEIIKGDGRSLSIAAASIVAKVYRDNIMKDFARQYPDYRFEKHKGYGTKLHRELLHAHGACKIHRKTFLRKILGE
- a CDS encoding methylated-DNA--[protein]-cysteine S-methyltransferase, which translates into the protein MNKYTGYIKVSAGIIKIICSEEYVLSVSFSDIIKENDKGSEVLDKALKQMNEYFSGERKKFDLPLYFEGTEFQKSVWNELRKIPYGTTVSYKDIAEGINNEKAVRAVGNANNKNKIMIIVPCHRVIGKNGKLVGFAGGLDKKEFLLEHEKKFM